The Engystomops pustulosus chromosome 2, aEngPut4.maternal, whole genome shotgun sequence genomic interval ATGGTGGCGCCCCCTAGAGTATTGTTCTGGTGGTGTCTCTTACATGGGGTACCAGTTGTATCTCCCTCCCCCGTGGTCCGTTATAAGCGGAGAGCGCTGCGCGGTGCGTGCATGTCGTGTGCTTGCTTCCTGTGCCGTCTCGTTGTTGTGTCCTGCACGTTTCTCTGTTGTGCATGTTCTGTCTGTAACGCAACGTCCTCAAGTGTCCTGTGCCCCACGTGTCCATGTGCCGTCCTGTCCCATCACTTGTCTATAGTCCCCAGGAGAAGGGCTTGTCTATAtatggatagtacacacagtgatgtcacagtacagggataatacacacagtgatgtcacagtacagagataatacacacagtgatgtcacagtacagggataatacacacagtgatgtcacagtacagggataatacacacagtgatgtcacagtacagagataatacacacagtgatgtcacagcacagggataatacacacagtgatgtcacagtacagggataatacacacagtgatgtcacagtacaggggtaatacacacagtgatgccacagtacagggataatacacacagtgatgtcacagcacagggataatacacacagtgatgtcacagtacagggataatacacacagtgatgtcacagtacagagataatacacacagtgatgtcacagcacagggataatacacacagtgatgtcacagcacagggataatacacacagtgatgtcacagcacagggataatacacacagtgatgtcacagcacagggataatacacacagtgatgtcacagtacagggataatacacatagtgatgtcacagtacagggataatacacacagtgatgtcacagtacagggataatacacacagtgatgtcacagtacagggataatacacacagtgatgtcacagtacagggataatacacacagtgatgtcacagtacagggataatacacatagtgatgtcacagtacagggataatacacacagtgatgtcacagtacagggataatacacacagcgatgtcacagtacagggataatacacgcagcgatgtcacagtacagggataatacacgcagcgatgtcacagtacagggataatacacgcagtgatgtcacagtacatgatgtTACAGGATTTTCAAATATTTGCCAGTGTCCCCACTCATCTCATCTCTGCGGGGGCCGCACCCCTGATCCCGCTATATTATAGGAGCTGCCCCGCTGTCAGGAGATGTGGGGTTACACTCTGGAGTGTGATGCCGCCGCCTCTCAGGGGTCCTTCACTCTCTACCTACCTGATGGAAGTCACAGACCTGGGCTTTGTGTGTAGACTTTTAACCCTTCGTTTTCCCATCAGATGTGAACTCCTTCCAACAAACGACAAAATGGATTGATGATGTCAGGACGGAGCGGGGGAGTGATGTCATCATTATGCTAGTGGGGAATAAAACCGACCTCGCTGACAAAAGGTAAAGGGCTCCGCCTCCatcttgtgatgatgtcaccattaaTAGGCTCCGCCCCAGATCTGTGGATAATCTCTCTTCATCACTCTTCAGGCAGGTGTCCATCGAGGAAGGAGAGAGGAAAGCCAAGGAGCTGAATGTAATGTTTATCGAGACCAGCGCGAAagccggatacaatgtaaaacAGGTGAGAAGTCATCGTATACATCCATCCAAGCTATAAGTGTTACCTCCCCATGTCTCATCCTGACCTATCAATATCCATGTGTCTTCCAGCTATTCAGACGCGTTGCAGCCGCTCTACCTGGTATGGAAAGCTCACAGGACAAGAGTAGAGAAGACAGTATCCTTTACttcatctactataatactgccccctatgtacaagtatataactactataatactgccccctatgtacaagaatataactactataatactgccccttatgtacaagaatataactactataatactgccccctatgtacaagattataactactataatactgccccctatgtacaagaatataactactataatactgccccctatgtacaagaatataactactataatactgccccctatgtacaagaatataactactataatactgccacctatgtacaagaatataactactataatactgcaccctatgtacaagaatataactactataatactgccccctatgtacaagaatataactactataatactgccccctatgtacaagaatataactactataatactgccccctatgtacaagaatatatctactataatactgccccctatgtacaagaatataactactataatactgccccctatgtacaagaatataactactataatactgccccctatgtacaagaatataactactataatactgccccctatgtacaggaatataactactataatactgccccctatgtacaagaatataactactataatactgccccctatgtacaggaatataactactataatactgccccctatgtacaagaatataactactataatactgccccctatgtacaggaatataactactataatactgccccctatgtacaagaatataactactataatactgccccctatgtacaagaatataactactataatactgccccctatgttcaagaatataactactataatactgccccctatgtacaggaatataactactataatactgccccctatgtacaggaatataactactataatactgccccctatgtacaggaatataactactataatactgccccctatgtacaggaatataactactataatactgccccctatgtacaagaatataactactataatacagccccctatgtacaggaatataactactataatactgcctcctatgtacaggaatataactactataatactgccctctatgtacaggaatataactactataatactgccccctatgtacaggaatataactactataatactgccccctatgtacaggaatataactactataatactgcctcctatgtacaggaatataactactataatactgccctctatgtacaggaatataactactataatactgccccctatgtacaagaatataactactataatactgccctctatgtacatgaatataactactataatactgccctctatgtacatgaatataactactataatactgccccctatgtacaagaatataactactataatactgccctctatgtacatgaatataactactataatactgccccctatgtacaagaatataactactataatactgccctctatgtacatgaatataactactataatactgccctctatgtacatgaatataactactataatactgccccctatgtacaagaatataactactataatactgtcccctatgtacaagaatataactgctataatactgccctctatgtacaagaatataactactataatactgccccctatgtacaagaatataactactataatactgccccctatgtacaagaatataactactataatactgccctctatgtaccagaatataactactataatactgccccctatgtacaagaatataactactataatactgccccctatgtacaagaatataactactataatacctccccctatgtacaagaatataactactataatactgcccctatgtacaagaatataactactataatactgccccctatgtacagtaatataactactataatactgctccctatgtacagtaatataactactataatactgccccctatgtacaagaatataactactataatactgccctctatgtaccagaatataactactataatactgccccctatgtacaagaatataactactataatactgccccctatgtacaagaatataactactataatacctccccctatgtacaagaatatacctactataatactgcccctatgtacaagaatataactactataatactgccccctatgtacagtaatataactactataatactgctccctatgtacagtaatataactactataatactgccccctatgtacaagaatataactactataatactgccccctatgtacaagaatataactactataatactgccctctatgtaccagaatataactactataatactgccccctatgtacaagaatataactactataatactgccccctatgtacgagaatataactactataatactgccccctatgtacgagaatataactactataatactgccccctatgtacaagaatataactactataatactgccccctatgtacaagaatataactactataatactgccccctatgtacaagaatataactactataatactgccccctatgtacaagaatataactactataatgctgctccctatgtacaagaatataactactataatactgcctcctatgtacaagaatataactactataatactgctcactacTGTAGTACTTGGGGTGAGCTCCTGGTTGTGTATCTGGAGGTGATTGATGTCCCGCTGGTTTTCACCCTCCATTtacgttttgttttttctttaaccctttcctCTTCAGTGATCGACATCAAACTGGAAAAGCCTCAGGAAGCTCCTGTCAGTGAAGGCGGCTGCTCCTGTTAGTCTCCCGGTTCCTCCATGTTGTCTCCTCCGTCAGATACTTCactacttccccctcctcctcctcctcgcccctcCCCCATTAACTCTTCATTAACCCCGCAGTGTGACTCTGGGGCCCCCTCACCTGTCCATCGCGGGCTCCGCAGGATCATTAATGATATATATAAATCTATACGGTGTCTTCATTATTTAAATGAATCTCATGGTGTCCAGAATACAATTTGCCTGTTGTCGTTCACATCACAGGACTCCATATTTTGTCGCGTCGATGGCGTTACGGCTTGTGCACGCAGCGGGGGCTGACCCATCTATTACACAGCAGTGACCTCACAGGGGCACAAGGTAACTACCACCCCGGGCCTCAGTGAGATGACTGCAGGATACCCCCCTTTAAACCAAGTGGTATAGCCCACAAGATGGCGCCTTCCTCCGTGCGCAGGGTTTATGGGTCTCCGCTGGTTTTATATTGCAGCATGTTCCTGCTTCTGAGGTGTGAATAGCTGTTtatcattttattaacttttttttttttttttgttctttttaaataaagttaTAATAATGCACTTTGTTGACGACAAGCGGGATCACTAAAGCGCCGCGTCCGTTGCAGAGGTGCCTGGCCGCCGCAATGAAACGCGTCTACCGGAAGGGCGAAGGTGACCGCCATGAAAGCTGCCCCGGGGGGTGGGGTTTGAAATTAGAAGTGGGTGGTGCCCTCCAGTCTCGGGTAAGGGGGTGGAGTCTAATCATCTCCTAGGAGTAGCTGCTGAGATATAAGAGAAGAATATAACATTGTGTCAGATTTTGCGTTTCTTTTGGGCGTGGCCTGCGGTGTGGGAGGAGTCTTTATTGAGCCtctatgctttacactgcaggctGCACCTAAGAGTAGTCGCTCTGAGTGTATTATACTCTTCTTTTGCGACTTAGGAGCTTTCTTTATATCCTTGAGTCTGGCGGTAGATGAGCGGTCTGTAGTTGGCGCAGTCCAGTGTCATAAGGGCCGTCACTTACTATGTTATATCTCTTGGTATTAATAAAagtccatttttttttcatgggaatATAATGATGTCTGTGCAGATCTTTCTGgttttatactctagtcacatctaaagctgcagTTCTACTTCTCACCTCCACctctctactgacaatagatgatgtcacagcttatctcctcccccctccctgtactgtgacctctatatagataacactgacccatcattacatcactactgacaatagatgatgtcacagcttatctcctcctcctccctgtacaatgtcctctatatagataacaccgacccatcattacatcactactgacaatagatgatgtcacagcttatctcctcctcctccctgtacaatgacctctatatagataacactgacccatcattacatcactactgacaatagatgatgtcacagcttatcttctccccctccctgtacaatgacctctatatagataacactgacccatcattacatcactactg includes:
- the RAB6A gene encoding ras-related protein Rab-6A isoform X2, with the translated sequence MSSGGDFGNPLRKFKLVFLGEQSVGKTSLITRFMYDSFDNTYQATIGIDFLSKTMYLEDRTVRLQLWDTAGQERFRSLIPSYIRDSTVAVVVYDITNVNSFQQTTKWIDDVRTERGSDVIIMLVGNKTDLADKRQVSIEEGERKAKELNVMFIETSAKAGYNVKQLFRRVAAALPGMESSQDKSREDMIDIKLEKPQEAPVSEGGCSC
- the RAB6A gene encoding ras-related protein Rab-6A isoform X1 → MSSGGDFGNPLRKFKLVFLGEQSVGKTSLITRFMYDSFDNTYQATIGIDFLSKTMYLEDRTIRLQLWDTAGQERFRSLIPSYIRDSAAAVVVYDITNVNSFQQTTKWIDDVRTERGSDVIIMLVGNKTDLADKRQVSIEEGERKAKELNVMFIETSAKAGYNVKQLFRRVAAALPGMESSQDKSREDMIDIKLEKPQEAPVSEGGCSC